One part of the Plasmodium cynomolgi strain B DNA, chromosome 3, whole genome shotgun sequence genome encodes these proteins:
- a CDS encoding sporozoite invasion-associated protein 1 (putative), producing the protein MREFHPFALFALWVAILSVIRTYNLRNLDGNNNAKHLKFSEDTAVGRSASLNRGGSRLSHSKEQQLITDDDSPLGKAIFMQTSATLTNLMHDREREPSHPSKKSTTYVITGSVNGIADGQPVSIALGAQYSNNFDSLEVIDLTSENPHFKFIVHSGRYYLRTFGPTYLTPSAIKLNVPCSKCKFVNSDYSDSIDITLYPNVSNLFTFEWELQSNAPIPLEHINVVHNDEAGWTHGHDLSNDLKLDSSGSAASLKTFYGIELMGHWGSEYSDRLLSVLSGFPECVQLVTFDKEERARQRKHQRWILVHEDLGAFDMDVEIYDENDKDYSKTVRVSSSAFEYSKKQVKTSGSNGNYYSRRLEKVLIRSILSDDYGLFVNYFEEKHGVRLLDPERDPIQVEEVTGYSKNDYQPWSQNVEEIVELATSWDEYPKGFQKVNGLKYLARRKNGLKHPVYPTAPAVAFPAGPSRNSFIEFMESAFINYRDISHLVLHEIGHFIYINTMSVDLRKEWITQGEWYEEPLSPSKWATKNETGFVSAYAHDKTPGEDFAESIAAFVLNPKLLNSRSHQKYSWIKNNLFSGSFYVTSGKHQFEVINLGNQTFYYPGKVKKVRVDVKGSPSENKKVQIHVDLLSSKDNKGCAKYAHARFFSEQQTFRDVFFYTADRSECSFSLYAEFEVNATESKGKWVVESLSFTGKNDIKRYTGLGSMVLYMYVNNQNEDVEQPIPLLDSVQIYPYNGNGSEDSLLRLSMLILEDTTLKIHGGSFVNFASTDSESYSYGNHTYASYDPEFDVEVIKNDYFVRDIATNGFRQVNIEACKAHTSMNVSNLKCFQVMNPVHIPKYCIGSRYFFRQIAVEDDAGNQNVLNVTSNKYYADLRSSTRRDRTQPTITGVKVTSKPANDQHDGETEVTVDFGVYDDLSGVYYVYIHLRDPHGGIHTSHVNRTLLPQGKDYKQVTHTILLPKGSMAGTWILDEIKAVDLCKNESRNVYSYSVFVDNS; encoded by the coding sequence ATGAGAGAATTCCACCCGTTCGCGTTATTCGCCCTGTGGGTTGCCATTCTAAGCGTCATCAGGACGTACAACCTAAGGAACTTGGACGGAAATAACAACGCCAAGCATTTGAAATTCTCAGAAGACACAGCGGTTGGGAGAAGTGCTTCCCTCAATCGCGGAGGAAGCCGCCTTAGCCACAGCAAAGAACAACAGTTAATTACAGACGATGATAGTCCACTTGGGAAAGCCATTTTTATGCAGACGTCAGCCACgttaacaaatttaatgcATGATAGAGAGAGGGAACCCTCCCATCCAAGTAAAAAGAGCACCACGTATGTAATTACGGGCTCTGTCAATGGGATAGCAGATGGGCAACCAGTATCGATAGCACTAGGAGCTCAGTACTCCAATAACTTCGACTCTTTAGAAGTGATAGATCTGACGTCTGAAAATCCTCActtcaaatttattgttcATTCGGGAAGATACTATTTACGTACCTTTGGACCTACCTACTTAACGCCTAGTGCTATTAAGCTGAATGTGCCTTGTTCCAAGTGTAAGTTTGTGAATTCAGATTATAGTGACAGTATTGATATAACTCTTTATCCGAACGTCTCCAATTTGTTCACATTCGAGTGGGAACTTCAGTCAAACGCTCCTATCCCGTTGGAACACATAAACGTGGTTCATAACGATGAAGCTGGATGGACACATGGACACGATCTGTCAAACGATTTGAAGCTAGACTCATCAGGATCTGCAGCATCCTTGAAGACCTTTTACGGAATCGAGTTGATGGGGCATTGGGGTTCTGAGTACTCAGACAGGTTGCTAAGCGTGTTGTCTGGTTTTCCCGAATGTGTGCAGTTAGTGACTTTCGATAAGGAGGAGAGAGCTCGCCAGAGGAAGCACCAACGATGGATTCTGGTGCACGAAGATTTGGGAGCATTTGACATGGACGTAGAGATCTATGACGAGAATGATAAGGACTACTCCAAGACGGTACGTGTGTCTAGCAGCGCGTTTGAATATTCTAAGAAGCAGGTCAAGACATCAGGTAGCAATGGAAACTACTACTCGAGGAGGTTGGAAAAGGTACTAATCCGATCCATCCTTTCGGATGATTATGGTCTATTTGTTAACTACTTTGAGGAGAAGCATGGCGTTCGGCTGCTAGACCCTGAGAGAGACCCTAtccaagtggaagaagtCACAGGGTATTCAAAGAATGATTACCAACCGTGGAGTCAGAACGTAGAGGAGATAGTCGAATTGGCTACCTCATGGGATGAATATCCAAAGGGCTTCCAAAAAGTTAATGGGTTGAAATATCTggcgagaaggaaaaatggacTGAAGCACCCAGTCTACCCAACAGCCCCCGCAGTTGCCTTCCCTGCAGGTCCTTCCAGAAACTCATTCATCGAATTTATGGAATCGGCCTTTATAAATTATAGAGACATTTCTCACTTGGTCCTCCACGAAATAGGGCATTTCATCTACATCAACACGATGTCAGTTGACTTGCGTAAAGAATGGATAACCCAAGGAGAGTGGTACGAAGAGCCTCTGTCCCCTAGCAAGTGGGCCACTAAGAACGAAACTGGGTTCGTTTCTGCTTACGCACATGATAAAACACCAGGAGAAGATTTCGCAGAGTCTATAGCTGCGTTTGTTTTGAACCCAAAATTGTTAAACTCGAGGAGTCATCAAAAGTACAGCTGGATTAAGAATAACCTCTTTAGTGGTAGCTTTTACGTCACTTCTGGTAAGCACCAATTTGAAGTAATAAACTTGGGGAATCAAACCTTTTATTACCCAgggaaggtgaaaaaggtACGCGTGGATGTCAAGGGGAGTCCatcggaaaataaaaaggttcaAATACATGTGGATTTGTTATCCTCTAAGGATAATAAAGGGTGCGCTAAGTATGCCCATGCAAGATTTTTCTCGGAGCAGCAAACATTCAGAgatgtctttttttacacagcGGACCGCTCCGAGTGCAGCTTTTCGTTGTATGCTGAGTTTGAAGTTAACGCCACAGAGAGCAAGGGCAAATGGGTGGTCGAGTCTTTGTCGTTCactggaaaaaatgacataaagCGCTACACAGGGCTGGGCTCCATGGTCCTCTACATGTATGTGAATAATCAGAATGAAGATGTTGAGCAGCCTATCCCCCTGCTGGACTCTGTTCAGATTTACCCCTACAATGGAAATGGCTCCGAAGATTCCCTTCTCCGATTGAGTATGCTCATTTTGGAAGACACCACGCTTAAGATTCACGGAGGATCGTTCGTAAACTTCGCCTCCACGGATAGTGAAAGCTATTCCTATGGTAACCACACCTACGCTTCGTACGACCCCGAGTTTGACGTTGAGGTAATAAAGAATGACTACTTCGTGAGGGACATAGCGACGAATGGGTTCCGACAAGTCAATATAGAAGCGTGCAAAGCGCATACCTCCATGAATGTCTCTAATTTGAAATGCTTTCAAGTGATGAATCCAGTTCATATTCCCAAGTATTGCATAGGGAGTAGGTACTTCTTTCGTCAAATCGCAGTAGAAGATGATGCGGGAAATCAGAACGTTTTGAATGTGACGTCGAATAAGTACTATGCCGATTTGAGGAGCTCCACTAGGAGGGATAGAACTCAGCCCACTATCACTGGGGTTAAGGTTACGAGCAAGCCAGCTAATGATCAGCACGACGGAGAAACGGAAGTTACCGTTGATTTTGGAGTGTATGATGATCTCTCCGGGGTGTACTACGTTTACATCCATCTGAGAGATCCTCACGGGGGAATCCACACGAGCCACGTGAACAGGACCTTGCTGCCTCAAGGAAAGGACTACAAGCAGGTGACGCACACGATCCTGCTGCCCAAGGGCTCCATGGCTGGGACGTGGATTCTGGACGAGATCAAGGCGGTCGACCTGTGCAAGAACGAGTCCAGGAATGTCTACTCGTACAGCGTCTTCGTGGACAATTCGTGA
- a CDS encoding hypothetical protein (putative), with the protein MNPLSIFLLSIFFIKAALVCAISTHEVLNDKRIEFKNNAKRIINESYLVDQNEKLLGSSLRTYKYYLVTGTTEFRAIFIFDDLNVNKATELGISNAQHEADILNVEENVKNIYPLDEISTFNEVLYRERKMFSLETAYSTTSYVLAKFVFDVNVEEEDEEDIMSLLIETELNMKKKKLEVVTKEDGGAQQGDNINSSDVKSNNSQSVGLYKKKHPQAFTQFIGLLVSIVSMVTSISGAISAVAPSFSGTPSPSPPEFLGDEAWTLPTYEERKVSK; encoded by the coding sequence atgaatcCCCTGAGCATTTTCCtgttgtctattttttttatcaaagcAGCCCTTGTGTGCGCCATTTCGACGCATGAAGTTTTGAATGACAAAAGAATTgagtttaaaaataatgccAAACGGATTATCAATGAATCATATTTGGTGGACCAAAATGAGAAGCTGTTGGGTAGTTCGCTCAGGACGTACAAATACTACTTGGTAACAGGTACAACCGAATTTAGGgctatcttcatttttgacgATTTAAATGTGAACAAAGCGACAGAACTAGGAATAAGCAATGCTCAACACGAGGCGGACATCTTAAATGTAGAAGAAAACGTGAAGAACATTTACCCCCTCGATGAAATAAGCACATTTAATGAGGTCCTATAcagagagagaaaaatgttCAGCCTGGAAACTGCATATTCCACCACAAGTTATGTGCTAGCCAAATTTGTGTTTGACGTGAAcgtcgaagaagaagatgaagaagacatCATGTCTCTTTTGATTGAAACTGAAttgaatatgaaaaaaaaaaaattggaggtTGTTACGAAAGAGGATGGCGGTGCACAGCAAGGGGACAACATCAACAGCAGCGACGTCAAGTCGAACAACTCTCAATCGGTTGGACTGTACAAGAAGAAACACCCACAAGCGTTTACCCAATTCATCGGACTGCTGGTAAGTATCGTGTCCATGGTTACATCCATCTCAGGTGCCATTTCAGCTGTCGCGCCATCTTTTTCGGGCACCCCCAGCCCCTCTCCTCCCGAATTTTTGGGGGATGAGGCATGGACTCTCCCCACATATGAAGAGAGAAAGGTTTCCAAG
- a CDS encoding sporozoite protein with MAC/Perforin domain (putative), protein MKPRNINNLLAIWCIIFSICEYGYVRSLRVGFRRNYSQIHNPDQHGESEADFRRSGQLRDLGKNANILSNNISYNSKNEVSFLSQKKKLEDDDDDELGALYDDDDDDASTTTGGGSATSDDDDLELPDQDEGADEGEAENQLTTEDDAESSGTDKGFKKKVKLSRQEKLIEDKKEQTDNTFKKYRFNDDEESKKKSSRKSKSVNPSSSDMDNDDNDDNDDGGHSDKGDRDDDEEDKTQSNTRNAMKKDLDVFPGLYFAGIGYDSLFGNPLGEADSLTDPGYRGQIILLNWELSNKGVANDLATLQPLNGWIRKENACSRAESIKECSSVSEYTKNLTAEASVSGSYMGFGAFSASTGYKKFLQETSKRTSKTYLIKSNCVKYTVGLPPYVQW, encoded by the exons atgaagccaagaaatataaacaatttgTTAGCCATTTGGTGCATCATATTTTCCATCTGTGAGTATGGCTACGTAAGGAGCCTCCGCGTAGGGTTTCGCAGAAACTACAGTCAGATCCACAATCCTGATCAGCATGGGGAAAGCGAAGCAGACTTTCGAAGAAGTGGACAGTTAAGGGatttgggaaaaaacgcaaacaTTTTAtctaataatatttcttaCAATAGCAAAAACGAGGTTTCATTTCTtagtcagaaaaaaaaacttgaagatgatgacgatgacgaGTTGGGGGCCCTCTacgacgacgatgatgatgatgcgTCTACCACTACGGGAG GCGGCTCTGCGACGAGTGACGACGACGATCTGGAGCTTCCCGACCAGGACGAGGGGGCAGACGAAGGAGAGGCCGAGAATCAGCTAACCACCGAGGACGACGCAGAGAGTAgcg GGACAGACAAAGGATTCAAAAAGAAGGTCAAACTGAGCAGACAGGAAAAACTCatagaagataaaaaagaacagacGGATAATACCTTTAAGAAGTACCGCTTCAACGATGACGAAgagtccaaaaaaaaatcctcaagaaaaagtaaatcCGTGAACCCGAGCTCCTCAGACATGGATAATGACGATAATGATGATAATGACGATGGTGGCCATAGTGACAAGGGCGACCGTGATGATGACGAGGAAGATAAAACGCAATCCAACACTAGGAACGCTATGAAGAAGGACTTGGACGTCTTTCCAGGGTTATACTTTGCAGGCATCGGGTATGACTCCCTATTTGGAAACCCCTTGGGGGAAGCGGACTCTTTGACGGACCCCGGTTATAGGGGGCAGATTATACTGTTGAACTGGGAGCTTAGCAACAAAGGAGTTGCGAACGACTTGGCTACTTTGCAACCCTTGAATGGATGGATTCGAAAGGAAAACGCCTGCAGTAGAGCAGAATCG ATAAAAGAGTGCAGCAGCGTTTCGGAATACACGAAAAACCTGACGGCAGAGGCGAGCGTGTCGGGTAGCTACATGGGATTCGGGGCCTTCTCGGCCTCCACCGGGTATAAGAAGTTCCTCCAGGAAACGTCCAAGCGGACCAGCAAAACGTATTTGATCAAATCCAACTGCGTGAAGTACACGGTTGGCTTGCCTCCCTACGTGCAATGGTGA